AATACCCTGTAGATCCGGTAGGAGTGGAAACGATCAAACCGTCCGCCCAGTAACTATTCAAGTACTTTCCATCAATATAGGTATGGACCGTAATCATGGAAGAAGTATCACGCTTATGAATGGTGAATTCATTCAAGGCAAAATTAAGCCCATTGAATAACCTTCTATGGGATTGAAGAGAGATTAAACTTCTGTTCTCAATTTGAAAATTTTCATTGGCAAGCTGGTCTATGGCAATAGAGATGTCTTTGGTAGCCACAGTAGCCAGGAATCCTAACCTACCGGTATTTAGACCTAGAATAGGGATTTCCAACTCTCCGACCTGACAAACCGCATCCAATAAGGTGCCATCTCCCCCAATTGAAATCATGAAGTCCATCATGGACATATCTTGTTTTCCTTCGATTACCCAATAGGAAAGAGTTTTATTGCCGTGCATCCGCAATTGTCTGTCAAATTGCTCTGTGACAAAAATCTCGAAATTGAATTTACTTAGCTCTTCAAAAAGGATTTGAACATGCTGAAAATATTCAGATTTCAGAGCTAAGCCGTGTAAGGCTACCTTCATGGATCAAATATCTAAAAATCTTAGCAAGTTACCGATTCGGTCTTCCTCACTGCTAATTCCGCTTTCCTCCTGATAATGGTCTAAAATTTTATAGCCAAAGCGTTCTAAGGTTGCTTTGATATGTCTCAGTTCAGGCTTGTCCAATTTGAGCGTCAATTTAATTTTGGCATCATCTAATGGATCACTGGTGATAAAGGAACTGAGAACTTTGGTGTTTTCTGTTTCTATGATTCTTGAAATCTCTGCTAGGCTGTAATCCGTCATATAAAGAGATAAAATCAGTACGCTTCCTTGGGACTGTATTGAAAGACTGTCTGCAAATGCGGCAATGGAATCTTCCATCGTCACCACTCCCATATAAACTTTATCTCTACCTAAAACACCTACTACATTGCTGTTTTGCTCTGCACCCACTCTGAGGACGTCGTAAATGTGTTTGTCAGAAAAAACCCAGCAATTTAGGTTGTCTAAAGGAATGTTTTCAATGAGGGTTTCTGGATCATTTTGATCAAAAATCATCTCCTCCCGTATTAATCCCAAAAAGTTTCCTTGATCTACTACAGGCAAAATATCAGTACGGATTTCTTCCATCCACGACAATGCTTTCCCAGATTTATCGCTGAGTTTTAGTGGTGGAATTAAATTATTTATGAATTCGTAGGCCTGCATTAGTGAAATATAGGGAATCAATTTAGATTTTAAAACGAGTGGTAGTCTAAACTTGTTCAATAATGACTGGAAAACCCACAATTTTTAGCCTTTAGGCCATGATCAAATTGTAAACGATACCTAGGCAAACACCCCCTGCAATAATAGCCGGAGAAGAAATTTTAGTAAACTGAAGCATGGAGTAGGTTGCCAAAATAAAAAATATGTTCATTCCGTTCGC
This genomic stretch from Algoriphagus halophilus harbors:
- a CDS encoding NAD kinase, coding for MKVALHGLALKSEYFQHVQILFEELSKFNFEIFVTEQFDRQLRMHGNKTLSYWVIEGKQDMSMMDFMISIGGDGTLLDAVCQVGELEIPILGLNTGRLGFLATVATKDISIAIDQLANENFQIENRSLISLQSHRRLFNGLNFALNEFTIHKRDTSSMITVHTYIDGKYLNSYWADGLIVSTPTGSTGYSLSCGGPLISPEAKNLVITPVSPHNLNVRPIIVSDDSEISLEIEGRAEKFLISLDSRSTSISSEVKLSVKKESFQAKLIKLPHYHFFDTLRQKLNWGFDMRN
- a CDS encoding CBS domain-containing protein, whose amino-acid sequence is MQAYEFINNLIPPLKLSDKSGKALSWMEEIRTDILPVVDQGNFLGLIREEMIFDQNDPETLIENIPLDNLNCWVFSDKHIYDVLRVGAEQNSNVVGVLGRDKVYMGVVTMEDSIAAFADSLSIQSQGSVLILSLYMTDYSLAEISRIIETENTKVLSSFITSDPLDDAKIKLTLKLDKPELRHIKATLERFGYKILDHYQEESGISSEEDRIGNLLRFLDI